The Carassius carassius chromosome 2, fCarCar2.1, whole genome shotgun sequence genome has a segment encoding these proteins:
- the polr2l gene encoding DNA-directed RNA polymerases I, II, and III subunit RPABC5: protein MTHLFCVRFKRLKRNVCYPRDCLVLSSFTMIIPVRCFTCGKIVGNKWEAYLGLLQAEYTEGDALDALGLKRYCCRRMLLAHVDLIEKLLNYAPLEK, encoded by the exons ATGACGCATCTATTCTGCGTTCGTTTCAAGCGGCTCAAGAGGAACGTGTGCTACCCGCGAGATTGTTTAG TCCTCTCGTCCTTCACCATGATCATCCCCGTCCGCTGCTTCACTTGTGGGAAGATTGTTGGGAACAAATGGGAGGCGTATTTAGGTCTTCTTCAAGCAGAGTATACCGAAGG TGATGCTCTTGATGCTCTGGGTTTGAAGAGATACTGCTGTCGCCGGATGCTTCTGGCTCACGTGGATCTCATTGAGAAGCTGTTGAATTATGCACCGCTGGAGAAATGA